AATATATTCCATCTATTATTCTTTCTATTATCTTTTCTTTTGTCTGGGTTTTTCCATACCTTTATATTTGTTTCATTAGAAAGTTCTAAATTTTTCAGCACATAATAAATATAGGGGAGATGATTTGCTCTATAAATGCATTTTGCCCTGTTTTCATGAAAAAAATCTTGAGGATTATTGGGGGAAGCGATAGAACAATTTACATTACATAATCTATGTGCATGATGGTTTACGCATGGATACATGTTATATTTTTCTCTTCCATTACCCCCATTTAATATGTCATCTATACTACATATATGCTTGAATGCATTGTCATTGGCATATTCAAAATAAATGGGTTTGCCTTTAAATGTAGGTTTATTCGCATTTTGCATAAAATATTTCTTAAAAAATGAATATGAAGAGTCTAATTCATCACTTCTTTTATCAAGGTTTATATCTATTTCTGATAATAAATCATTTTAATACATTTTATTTTTCTCCCCAATCAAAAACATTTAGCTTGCTTTCATCTGGGCTTGTGCCATTAAAACTATTACCAGCCTTTTTTTTGAAATAGTTAACTATTTCGGTTTTAATAGGAGAAGACTGTAAATTTCTTCTATCATATGAAAAAATACCAATTAAAATATCGCATAATTGAAGTAAGTCATTTCTTCTAGAGTCAATTTGATGCATTTCTTTAATCACATCTTTTTTAAAATCATAAATGTTGTTGCATAATACTTCATGAAGAAATTGCACTTTGGGAGCTCCAAGAGTATCTTTAATATCTAGTAATATCTTATATTGCTCATTAGGGTTGTTAATCATTTTGCCTAGTAATAGAAAATACATTTTATAATACCATGTATTATAATCATCGCCAGAAGAAAATGATAATTCTTTTTTATTGTGTGCAATTACTACCCTAAAACATAAACTTTCATTGAAAAATAAATCAATAAGTTTTTTATACATACCAAGTTTACTCTTTGATGCTTTAGTCCATTTTAATTCAACAGACTCTTTAATATTAAATTCTCTTTTTATCTTTCTAAATGAATCTACTATACTAATTTTATCCTTAGAATCAACTGATAAAGCGCCTAAGACCATAATATTTGCAACATCGTTTTGTATATGACAACTTTCATCACAATATATATTAATCATTTCTATCCCCCAATTCTTTCCAATTTATTCATCATATCTTTTGCCATCTGATCAGTTACGTGTGTGTATATTTCTAGGGTGGTTTTATAGTCTGAGTGACCTACACGCTCTTGTATCGCTTTTAGGTTAATTCCTAATTGCGCAAGTGTAGATATGTGTGTATGACGTAATGTGTGCGTTGTCACACGCTTGTTAATTGAACTTATATCAGTAGCTTCTTTAATAATATTATTCACCTTATTTAAGTCAATAGGGCTACCAGCAGTGTTAGTAAATATATAACCTCTATCTATGAATTTAGCATTCCACTGATTTTCTTTTTTATTTTCTAGCATGAGCTTTTTAAGTAAATTAATACTTTGAGTTGTGAGGCCTATTGTTCGATAACTCTTACTTGTCTTAGTTGTTTCTTTAACGCCAAATGCTCCAGTTTCTGTATCAGTAACCCAGTTGATTGTGCCATCAATCTCTAGTGTTTTATTCTCAATACCTATATTGTCTGTCTTGATTGCTAGGAGTTCGCCAATGCGCATTCCATTGTTAATTTGAAATTCTACTAATGCTTTTATCATTTCATAGTTACGTTTACGTGTAGCATGACGCTTATGTTTAATTAGATAGTCGAAGCATTGAAGTAACTCCTTTACTTCGCTATCTTCTAAATAGTTATTACGTTTAGCTTGAAGTTCGTTTCTGGTTTTGGCTTTCTTAGGTATATCTATTTTATCTAACACACTAATATCGTGAAGATCATAATATTTAAACGCATATTTGAAAACGGAACGGATAACAATAACAAGAGACTGAACATGGCCAATACTATGTGATTTAGCCCATTCATTAATGATGTCTTGTAAGTAGGTGTGCGTAATCTTGCTGATAAGCACTTTACTATCAATAGCATTTTTGACTGTATTAACATTACTTGTCTTTTCTTTAATAGTCGTTGGCTTTGAGCCTGAATGTGTCTTGTAATGCTCTAACCATTCATCGCATGCATCATGGAATGTTAAGTTTTCAAGTTGTTTTGTACTGTTATGTTTAAGACGTTGCTCAATGATTTTGTTTAATGCTAATTGAGCGTCTTTCTGACTGCGCACATTGTTCTTGTTACGTGTAACTGATACTGTTTTATACTTACCAGTTAAAGGGTCTGTATAGCGCTCTAAATAGCGATAGGCAGTATTGTTGTTTTTAGTGATTTCACGAACCCACATTTGTCATCCCTCCTTGTCATCTTCATCAATTTTTTCTTTATAGTGCTTTAAATGATCATAGTTATACATGTTATCAATCAGTTTAAACATTGATATGCATTGAGTGATAAAAATAGTTATAACTAACGCATATATAGTAAAAAGTAAATATTCGATTAATACATTCAATTAATCACTCCTTGAGTATATTGGTTGAATCATTTTTACTATGTATCTCACAACCTTAAAATAAGACGTAGGTATGCTAGGACACGTAGGAATTTGACTGTTTTATATAATTTATTTGAAAATTATGACATCAATCTGTTTCATATAAAAATTTATATAAGGCGTCTCTTTTAGTTTTATCATCTTCCGAGTTTGTAAAGATATTAAAAAAATCATCCTTGTTTTTAATGTAATTGTATTTATTAAGTAAAAATACAACGATTAAATCTTTAATTGTCTTTAAATCGTTATCATTTAAAACGTTGTAATAATACATATCTTTTTCTGTGAAATGCTTCTTATTTAAAAAATTATTATCTAAGAGAAAGCTTCTGTCAAAAAACACTTCATATTCATTTTGAGTAAGTAGCCAATTTAAGTCAAAATAAGGCTTTTCTATAACTTCTTTTTTTGTAGTCCCTTTAACCAATTTGACTTTATTACTGAATATATCACTTTCAATTTTTGAGTTTTCGTTCTGTTTATTTTTAATTGTAACATCATAATATTCATTGAATTTTGTAATAAGTTCATTGGGATCTCTATCGCTAATAGTGCTATTAGATGAGTTTATAAACATTATAAGAATTTCATCTAAGTAACTATTATTGATTTCATAAAACGGGCTTTCACTCCCCATTTTATATTCGATATGTGTTTTAAAGCCTATTAGTAAATTGAAAATTGTTTCTAAAGAAGGGAAATTTCTTTTTCCGTTTTCTAATTTACTTATATATGTTTGCGAAACGCCTGATAAAGTAGAGAGTTCTTTAACCGAAAGCTTCCAACTCACTCTTTCTTTTTTTAATATTTCACCAAAAGTCATATAAATCACCTCTAATTACAATTATAAATAAGTTGTACTTTGAGTACAATATTTTTTGTGTTGACAATACAAAAAGAAATGTGTAATATTTGATTTGTACTCAATGTACAAAAAAAGTACTTGTAGTACTAAAAGGAAGGAGTACTTATTTTGAATAATAATTTAAGTTTGTTGATGGGGAAACATAGAGTTACGGCATCAAAACTTAGCACGGTAACTGGTATTTCCAGAACATCAATACATGGCTTGTATCACGAACGTACTGAAAATCCAGATACAAAAACAGTTATGAAGTTATGTGAATATTTCGGTGTAACACCAAATGAATTTTTTGGAATTAATGAAAAAAAGGAGGTTAAATAAATGCCTAGAACAAAGTTACAAGATTTTCCATCAAAAGAAAATACAGTTACAGAACCGGAGCAAGTTGTAGTAAATCCGTTGTTTGCAAAGCCTAATGCACTAGCTAGTATTTTTGGAATTTCATACAGTTCGGTCAATCGTATTTTAAAAGAGTGGGAAAAAGATTCTAAAGGTGTGGATGATTTATATTATTCACTATCATCAACAATGATAGTCATCAGTATTCCGCGATTCGAGGAGTACATGAAGGTGCGTCATAAAAAATGGATGTAGGAGGCAAGGCGATGAAAATGTACTTAACTTATATTTGCTTAGTTTCATTGTTAACAATTTTATTACTAGCAATATCTAACATGTATGTAGCTTTTAGCGTTTATGCTTGGCTAATAACTTTAGGATGTAATTTAACAGGAGAGATTGCAACGTGCGAAAACAAGTGATTATTACAAAAACAGTATTTGGCTGGTACAACATTAAAGATACTCAACATAATTTAATGTTAAATATACCGCCAAAAGTATTTGAACAGTACTTTCCTGATGTTAGTAAAGATGTTCAAGTTGCGTGTTTAGAAATGGATTTACCAAAAATTACAGAAATTAAAAATAAGAAAAAGGTAGGTAGTTAAGATGGAAATCAAACAAAAATATCAATTATCAAAAGTGGTTCAAATATTAGAATTAGTATTATACGAGAAAAGTAAGCTTTATGATAATGTTAGTTATCGCAATGAGGATGCAGTATTTTATGAACATGCTTTAAAGTTAGTTCATACTGGATTGTTCAATGTTCTTGCTGAATTAGATTTTAAAGATGAAGCGTTTTTAATTCTTGATGAAGTAACAATGACATTAAGCGATGTCATGAAAGAAACACAAGATGTTTACCGTTATAGTGTCATAGATGATAAAGGCGAACATAAACATACAACAGATCGCAAAGGACACGTGATTGGAATGTTAGAGTGGGCATTAGATTACATTGTGGGAAATATTGAAGTGGAGGTATTATAAATGAATTGGGAGATTAGCAATATAATGTGTGATATTGAAGTGATAAAAAAGAAGTTTGAAGATTTAAAGTTGATACAAAGTTGGTTCATTAACGATGTTTTTGGTTTTAATAAGTTAAACACAATGGAAGAAGTGAAGAGGCATGGATATGCATACGAAGAACACCGTATACACAATGAGCAACTGCACGATTTAATGCATGCATACTTAAATCGTTTTGATGAGTTAATAGAAAGATTTCATGAATTAGAAAAAGCATCATCTGAGAACTTTGACGAGGAATCAGATGACGCGCAGAAATTAAAAATCACAGAGTAATTTAGAAATTACACATGTTTATTATAGCATTTTTTACTCTGTGAATCACTAGAGGTGCAAAAAATGAATGAAATTAAATTAGAATATGACACACGTGTTTCAGTGGTACATTATGAAAGTTTAGACTCACGTTCATTTAAGAGATTTTCAAAACCTAAATGGAATAAGTTGGTTAATAAACTGTCTGTGCCTATAGAATCAAATTATAAGTATGCACGTGGTGTTGCTGTTTACGGTGATATTAAAGACGGTACAAATAATCACGGTGAAATTATCGAAAAGCATCGAAATGATAAAAATGTCATATATCGAGATGTGATTGTACTTGATTACGATGAAATAAATGATTTAAAGCAATTACATGACGCAATCAGCTCAGTTTTAAGCAATGTTGCATGGTTTTGGCACACATCGTTTAGCCATACAACTGAACAAGCTAGAATACGCTTGTATATCCCTTTGAATGAGCGGATAAGTGCAGATGATTATCGTAAATATACAAAAGTGTTAGCAAATAAAATTGGCCATAAAGTGGATGAAGGTTCATATCAGCCAAGTAGATGCTTTGCATTACCAGTTATTCAAAAAGGACACATATTTATTAAACGAGTGAATGACTGTCCAATTATGGATGTTGATATGCTCGAACAGTGGTCAAAAGAGTATGAACAATCAAATGATGGTCCTAATATCAAAGGGTACACACGACGTGATAGTGCGTATTGGCGAGATATAGCTTTTGGTGTAAGTGAGGGAGAGCGCAATTCAACATTGGCTTCAATTACAGGTTATCTTTTACGTAGGCATGTAGATCCAAACTTAGTTTATGGGTTAGTGAGTGCGTGGGCAAGTGTATGCAAACCACCTGTTAATCAAAGTGAAGTAAACAATACTTTTAAAAGTATTTTGAAAAAAGATAGTAAAAGCAGTTAGAAATGGAGGTTTTTGTTTGGAAAATGTAACAAATGATGAAGTGTTTGAAATGATTGATAGTAGAACCGGTGTTTTAAATGCTAATGATTGGAAAAGTCAATTAAGGCGTTCTGCTACTACACAAGCATTGAAAAAAACGACTACAAATGCTGAAATCATATTGTGTAATGATGAGAGTTTAAAAGGGCTAGTACAATATGACGCTTTTGAAAAAGTAACCAAACTGAAACGTCTACCATATTGGAGGTCAAAAGGGGATGCGAATTATTATTGGGCTGATATAGATACAACACATGTAATTTCACATATTGATAGATTGTATAATGTGCAGTTTAGCCGTGATCTTATTGATACTGTAATTGAAAAGGAAGCATATCAAAATAGATTTCACCCTATTAAATCGATGATTGAATCTAAATCATGGGACGGAATCAAAAGAATTGAAACGCTCTTCATTGATTATTTAGGTGCTCAAGATAACCACTACAATAGAGAAGTTACAAAAAAATGGATGATGGGTGCAGTTGCTAGAATCTATCAGCCAGGT
This is a stretch of genomic DNA from Staphylococcus roterodami. It encodes these proteins:
- a CDS encoding pathogenicity island protein; translated protein: MRKQVIITKTVFGWYNIKDTQHNLMLNIPPKVFEQYFPDVSKDVQVACLEMDLPKITEIKNKKKVGS
- a CDS encoding pathogenicity island protein; this encodes MEIKQKYQLSKVVQILELVLYEKSKLYDNVSYRNEDAVFYEHALKLVHTGLFNVLAELDFKDEAFLILDEVTMTLSDVMKETQDVYRYSVIDDKGEHKHTTDRKGHVIGMLEWALDYIVGNIEVEVL
- a CDS encoding DUF3800 domain-containing protein gives rise to the protein MINIYCDESCHIQNDVANIMVLGALSVDSKDKISIVDSFRKIKREFNIKESVELKWTKASKSKLGMYKKLIDLFFNESLCFRVVIAHNKKELSFSSGDDYNTWYYKMYFLLLGKMINNPNEQYKILLDIKDTLGAPKVQFLHEVLCNNIYDFKKDVIKEMHQIDSRRNDLLQLCDILIGIFSYDRRNLQSSPIKTEIVNYFKKKAGNSFNGTSPDESKLNVFDWGEK
- a CDS encoding site-specific integrase yields the protein MWVREITKNNNTAYRYLERYTDPLTGKYKTVSVTRNKNNVRSQKDAQLALNKIIEQRLKHNSTKQLENLTFHDACDEWLEHYKTHSGSKPTTIKEKTSNVNTVKNAIDSKVLISKITHTYLQDIINEWAKSHSIGHVQSLVIVIRSVFKYAFKYYDLHDISVLDKIDIPKKAKTRNELQAKRNNYLEDSEVKELLQCFDYLIKHKRHATRKRNYEMIKALVEFQINNGMRIGELLAIKTDNIGIENKTLEIDGTINWVTDTETGAFGVKETTKTSKSYRTIGLTTQSINLLKKLMLENKKENQWNAKFIDRGYIFTNTAGSPIDLNKVNNIIKEATDISSINKRVTTHTLRHTHISTLAQLGINLKAIQERVGHSDYKTTLEIYTHVTDQMAKDMMNKLERIGG
- a CDS encoding helix-turn-helix domain-containing protein, whose product is MPRTKLQDFPSKENTVTEPEQVVVNPLFAKPNALASIFGISYSSVNRILKEWEKDSKGVDDLYYSLSSTMIVISIPRFEEYMKVRHKKWM
- a CDS encoding pathogenicity island protein, which codes for MKMYLTYICLVSLLTILLLAISNMYVAFSVYAWLITLGCNLTGEIATCENK
- a CDS encoding helix-turn-helix domain-containing protein, which gives rise to MTFGEILKKERVSWKLSVKELSTLSGVSQTYISKLENGKRNFPSLETIFNLLIGFKTHIEYKMGSESPFYEINNSYLDEILIMFINSSNSTISDRDPNELITKFNEYYDVTIKNKQNENSKIESDIFSNKVKLVKGTTKKEVIEKPYFDLNWLLTQNEYEVFFDRSFLLDNNFLNKKHFTEKDMYYYNVLNDNDLKTIKDLIVVFLLNKYNYIKNKDDFFNIFTNSEDDKTKRDALYKFLYETD
- a CDS encoding DUF1474 family protein, which produces MNWEISNIMCDIEVIKKKFEDLKLIQSWFINDVFGFNKLNTMEEVKRHGYAYEEHRIHNEQLHDLMHAYLNRFDELIERFHELEKASSENFDEESDDAQKLKITE
- a CDS encoding primase alpha helix C-terminal domain-containing protein, which gives rise to MNEIKLEYDTRVSVVHYESLDSRSFKRFSKPKWNKLVNKLSVPIESNYKYARGVAVYGDIKDGTNNHGEIIEKHRNDKNVIYRDVIVLDYDEINDLKQLHDAISSVLSNVAWFWHTSFSHTTEQARIRLYIPLNERISADDYRKYTKVLANKIGHKVDEGSYQPSRCFALPVIQKGHIFIKRVNDCPIMDVDMLEQWSKEYEQSNDGPNIKGYTRRDSAYWRDIAFGVSEGERNSTLASITGYLLRRHVDPNLVYGLVSAWASVCKPPVNQSEVNNTFKSILKKDSKSS
- a CDS encoding helix-turn-helix transcriptional regulator — encoded protein: MNNNLSLLMGKHRVTASKLSTVTGISRTSIHGLYHERTENPDTKTVMKLCEYFGVTPNEFFGINEKKEVK